One Bdellovibrio bacteriovorus str. Tiberius DNA segment encodes these proteins:
- the dinB gene encoding DNA polymerase IV — MRKIIHIDMDCFYAAVEVKFRPELKGKPLGIGGPPNTRSVLCTASYEARKFGVRSAMPSSQAVRLCPQLVLIPPHFDLYKAESRKVREILERFTNKIEPLSLDEAYLDVTDCEQFGGSATLIAQEIRRLIFTELKLTASAGVAPNKFLAKIASDWKKPNGQFVVRPQDVEGFVKDLPVEKIFGVGKVTAQKMHDLGLRTCGDIQKYTVLELSHWFGSRAAELYDFSRGIDHREVITEWERKSLTVEETYNKDLPTLQDCLKTLPSLYEDFVRRMDRGQYHDRIKGLVIKLKFFDFKQTTHEEVIHDLPTLQDFERLLEKAWNRRAVPVRLVGLGVRLGTQKKSSSESDSSQLKFAI, encoded by the coding sequence ATGAGGAAGATCATTCACATCGACATGGACTGCTTTTACGCGGCTGTAGAGGTGAAGTTCCGTCCCGAACTCAAAGGCAAACCTTTGGGGATAGGCGGTCCACCGAACACCCGCAGCGTGCTGTGCACCGCGAGCTATGAAGCCCGCAAGTTCGGCGTGCGTTCGGCTATGCCTTCTTCCCAAGCGGTGCGCCTGTGTCCGCAACTGGTTTTGATTCCTCCACATTTTGACTTATATAAGGCTGAAAGCCGCAAAGTTCGCGAAATTCTTGAAAGATTCACAAACAAGATCGAGCCGCTGTCTTTGGATGAAGCCTATTTGGATGTCACCGATTGCGAGCAGTTTGGCGGCAGTGCCACCCTGATTGCGCAGGAAATCCGCCGTTTGATTTTCACCGAACTGAAGCTGACGGCGTCGGCCGGGGTGGCTCCGAACAAGTTTCTGGCCAAGATCGCCAGTGACTGGAAAAAGCCCAACGGACAGTTCGTGGTGCGCCCCCAGGATGTGGAAGGTTTCGTCAAAGATCTGCCGGTGGAAAAGATCTTTGGGGTGGGTAAGGTCACCGCCCAGAAGATGCATGATCTGGGGCTTCGCACCTGTGGCGATATTCAGAAATACACCGTTCTTGAATTGTCGCACTGGTTTGGATCGCGCGCCGCCGAGCTTTATGATTTTTCCCGCGGCATAGATCATCGTGAGGTGATCACCGAGTGGGAGCGCAAGTCCCTGACGGTGGAAGAGACCTACAACAAGGATCTTCCGACGTTGCAGGACTGTTTAAAGACGTTGCCTTCGTTGTACGAGGACTTCGTGCGCCGGATGGATCGCGGGCAGTATCACGATCGCATCAAGGGTTTGGTGATCAAACTGAAGTTTTTCGATTTCAAACAAACCACTCATGAAGAAGTCATTCATGACCTTCCCACTTTGCAGGATTTTGAACGCCTGCTTGAAAAGGCCTGGAATCGCAGGGCGGTGCCGGTGCGACTTGTGGGGCTGGGAGTTCGCTTAGGCACACAAAAGAAATCTTCCTCGGAATCCGATTCATCTCAGCTCAAGTTCGCAATTTAA
- a CDS encoding arsenate reductase family protein → MLKVYEYAKCSTCVKALKFLDGKKVKYDKLPIVDKAPTQKELKEMLSALKERGGSIRNLFNTSGVMYKEMKLSEKLPSMTEAECLKLLSENGKLVKRPFVIGDNTHLVGFKEDEWKKVF, encoded by the coding sequence ATGCTTAAGGTTTACGAGTACGCGAAGTGTTCCACCTGCGTGAAGGCTTTGAAATTTCTCGACGGCAAAAAGGTCAAATACGACAAACTGCCGATCGTCGACAAAGCCCCGACACAAAAAGAGCTGAAAGAAATGCTTTCGGCTTTGAAAGAGCGTGGCGGCAGCATCCGCAACCTGTTTAACACTTCAGGTGTGATGTACAAGGAAATGAAATTAAGCGAAAAGCTTCCATCCATGACCGAGGCAGAATGCCTGAAACTTCTTTCTGAAAACGGCAAACTGGTGAAGCGTCCGTTCGTCATCGGCGACAACACTCATCTGGTCGGATTCAAAGAAGATGAATGGAAAAAAGTTTTCTAA
- a CDS encoding agmatinase family protein: MSEKTVKFDPTTTISAEFGIFGIPMTEDESKVVLVPVPWEVTTSYGEGASRGPQIIRQASEQIDLFDIEVGKAYEVGYHMRDFPEDLCNMNDKFKAVAQELIGMRTNMSDDEAKMNKLASQVNEACEEMTQWVYDQCSNVLKKGKLLGLVGGDHSTPLGAIRAVSDKLKGEFGVLHIDAHADLRTAYQGFKQSHASIMYNVMTDAKKPQKLVQVGIRDFCEEEYDFSNSREDIKTFYDLELKRRMLKGETWEQVCKDIIKELPQNVYISFDIDGLDPAFCPHTGTPVPGGLSVDQVFFLFREVHASGRKIVAFDLNEVSTGGLPEGEVEWDGNVGARILYKMCGWLVKSNA, encoded by the coding sequence ATGTCTGAAAAGACTGTGAAATTCGACCCGACAACCACCATCTCTGCAGAGTTCGGAATCTTCGGAATTCCGATGACCGAAGACGAGTCCAAGGTCGTTCTAGTTCCAGTTCCCTGGGAAGTAACCACCTCTTATGGCGAAGGCGCTTCTCGCGGGCCTCAGATCATCCGCCAAGCCAGTGAACAGATTGACCTTTTCGACATTGAAGTCGGCAAAGCCTACGAAGTCGGCTACCACATGCGCGATTTCCCTGAAGACCTGTGCAACATGAACGACAAGTTCAAGGCCGTGGCTCAGGAACTGATCGGAATGCGCACCAACATGAGCGACGACGAAGCCAAAATGAACAAGCTGGCTTCCCAGGTGAACGAAGCCTGCGAAGAGATGACCCAATGGGTTTACGACCAGTGCTCTAACGTCCTGAAAAAGGGCAAGCTGCTGGGTCTGGTTGGTGGCGATCACTCCACCCCGCTTGGAGCCATCCGCGCCGTCAGCGATAAACTCAAAGGCGAGTTCGGCGTTTTGCACATCGATGCTCACGCGGATCTGCGCACGGCTTACCAGGGCTTCAAACAATCCCACGCTTCCATCATGTACAACGTGATGACTGATGCTAAAAAGCCTCAGAAGCTGGTTCAAGTCGGCATCCGTGACTTCTGCGAGGAAGAATACGACTTCAGCAACTCCCGTGAAGACATCAAGACCTTCTACGACCTGGAGCTGAAACGCCGCATGCTGAAAGGCGAAACCTGGGAACAAGTCTGCAAAGACATCATCAAAGAACTTCCGCAGAACGTGTACATCTCTTTTGATATCGACGGTCTGGATCCGGCCTTCTGCCCTCACACTGGCACACCTGTTCCGGGCGGCTTGAGCGTGGATCAGGTCTTCTTCCTGTTCCGTGAAGTGCATGCTTCCGGCCGCAAGATCGTGGCTTTTGACCTGAATGAAGTTTCCACCGGCGGCTTGCCTGAAGGCGAAGTTGAATGGGATGGCAACGTGGGCGCGCGTATTTTGTACAAAATGTGCGGCTGGTTGGTGAAATCCAATGCTTAA
- a CDS encoding peptide-binding protein, translating to MKGLLALALSSALTAPAFAAAPNASAPKGGNFVNNLGGEPPTVHPITSTDVYGSNVQAMVCEGLLSRDSETYDWKPRLAEKWEVSKDNKTFTFFLRKNAVFHDGKPVTAEDVKFSFDAIFEPKYEAAHLRPYYEGLSKVEVVDAHTVKFTAKDMYFKNFESAAGLTIIPKHIYGDVEKSKKMNRQLICTGAYSMSKFDRGQMIQLKKFDKWWGLSDPLYKGAYNFDTVTLRFYKDENVQLERAKKGELDYLDLRIESFMKKTEGAPWGKTVLKHKVANSAPKSYGFVGWNFRKELFQDKNVRVALAHLLNREEMNKKFRYGMSDLANGAVYIKSEYNPGNKALEFNPKKAQELLAKAGWADADKNGVLEKTVNGKKSEFKFTLIYPNKDVEKYWTMYREDLKKAGIDMELKYLEWNSFLKLVDEGNFDAVTMAWGGGSVDPDPKQIWHSSGAIPGGSNFIGYKNPEVDKLIDEARVEPNKAKRVVKLKEVYRRIAEDAPYAFLFNDKYVFYANSSRMGTPAETFKYEIGTDYWWMKPQ from the coding sequence ATGAAGGGACTCCTGGCTCTTGCACTGAGCTCAGCTTTGACAGCTCCCGCTTTCGCAGCAGCACCAAATGCTTCTGCACCAAAAGGCGGAAATTTCGTAAACAACCTTGGCGGTGAACCACCTACAGTTCATCCGATCACAAGCACAGACGTGTACGGTTCCAACGTGCAAGCAATGGTGTGTGAAGGTCTTTTGTCTCGTGACTCTGAGACTTATGACTGGAAACCTCGTTTGGCTGAGAAATGGGAAGTTTCCAAAGATAACAAAACTTTCACATTCTTCCTTCGTAAAAACGCAGTCTTCCATGACGGCAAGCCGGTAACTGCTGAAGACGTTAAGTTCTCCTTCGACGCGATCTTCGAACCAAAATATGAAGCAGCTCACCTTCGTCCATACTACGAAGGTCTTTCCAAAGTTGAAGTTGTTGACGCTCACACTGTGAAATTCACAGCTAAAGACATGTACTTCAAAAACTTTGAATCTGCTGCGGGTTTGACCATCATCCCTAAGCATATCTATGGCGATGTTGAGAAATCCAAAAAAATGAACCGTCAGTTGATCTGCACGGGCGCATACTCCATGTCCAAATTTGACCGTGGTCAAATGATCCAGTTGAAGAAATTCGACAAATGGTGGGGCTTGAGCGATCCTTTGTACAAAGGCGCTTACAACTTCGACACTGTGACTCTTCGTTTCTACAAAGACGAAAACGTTCAACTTGAGCGCGCTAAAAAAGGTGAGCTTGATTACCTTGACCTGCGTATCGAATCCTTCATGAAAAAAACTGAAGGCGCTCCTTGGGGCAAAACTGTTCTTAAGCACAAAGTTGCGAACAGCGCTCCTAAGTCTTACGGTTTTGTGGGCTGGAACTTCCGCAAAGAATTGTTCCAGGACAAAAACGTGCGTGTGGCTTTGGCTCACCTGTTGAACCGTGAAGAGATGAACAAAAAGTTCCGTTATGGCATGTCTGACCTTGCCAATGGCGCGGTTTACATCAAATCCGAATACAACCCAGGCAACAAAGCTTTGGAATTCAATCCGAAGAAAGCTCAGGAATTGCTGGCTAAAGCCGGTTGGGCTGACGCTGATAAAAACGGTGTTCTTGAAAAAACCGTTAACGGCAAGAAATCTGAGTTCAAGTTCACTTTGATCTATCCTAATAAAGACGTAGAGAAATATTGGACTATGTACCGTGAAGACCTGAAAAAAGCGGGTATCGACATGGAACTTAAGTATCTTGAGTGGAACTCCTTCCTGAAGCTGGTTGACGAAGGTAACTTCGACGCTGTGACCATGGCTTGGGGTGGTGGTTCTGTTGATCCGGATCCAAAACAAATCTGGCACTCTTCCGGTGCGATCCCGGGTGGTTCTAACTTCATCGGTTACAAAAACCCTGAAGTTGACAAGCTGATCGACGAAGCTCGCGTTGAGCCGAATAAAGCAAAACGTGTTGTTAAGTTGAAAGAAGTTTACAGAAGAATCGCTGAAGACGCTCCATACGCGTTCCTGTTCAACGACAAGTACGTATTCTATGCAAATTCTTCACGCATGGGCACTCCTGCAGAGACATTTAAGTACGAAATTGGTACAGACTACTGGTGGATGAAGCCTCAATAG
- a CDS encoding ABC transporter permease subunit, with amino-acid sequence MIVYLIRRLLLMIPTFFGITIMTFVLINLAPGSPIEQKLQAIRFGSAGGGGGAAGVNSRGDSAVNEEVIEALKKQYGFDKPLHERYIIWLKNLSRLDFGESFTYQEPVIDVIKSKFPVSLQFGIASLILTYLVCIPLGVRKAIKAGGAFDRITTIILNLTYSIPPLVLGIFLIVVFAGKLNMFPLGGLHSDDYEVLTTWGKIVDRAHHFVLPLICYMIGGFTELSTLMRNSMLDVVKSDFVRTARAKGLSDNVVIFKHALRNALIPIATGLGGFFGAFLAGSLIIEQMFNLDGIGLLGYQSIMARDYNVIMGLTFISSLLLMFGRIFSDIIYVLIDPRIDFK; translated from the coding sequence TTGATCGTTTACCTGATTCGCCGATTACTACTGATGATCCCGACATTCTTCGGGATCACCATCATGACTTTCGTTCTTATCAATCTGGCTCCGGGCAGCCCCATTGAACAGAAACTGCAAGCTATTCGCTTCGGTTCTGCAGGTGGCGGCGGCGGGGCTGCTGGCGTTAACAGTCGCGGTGATTCCGCAGTTAACGAAGAAGTGATTGAGGCCTTGAAGAAACAATACGGTTTCGACAAGCCTTTGCACGAACGTTACATCATCTGGCTTAAAAATCTGTCCCGTTTGGATTTCGGTGAAAGCTTCACCTACCAGGAACCGGTCATTGATGTGATCAAAAGTAAGTTCCCGGTGTCCTTGCAGTTCGGTATCGCCTCTTTGATCCTGACTTATCTGGTGTGTATCCCTCTGGGTGTTCGCAAGGCCATCAAGGCCGGCGGCGCGTTTGACCGTATCACCACTATTATTCTGAATCTAACGTACTCCATCCCTCCATTGGTTTTGGGTATCTTCCTGATCGTTGTGTTCGCCGGGAAACTGAATATGTTCCCATTGGGCGGTTTGCACTCGGACGATTACGAAGTGCTGACTACGTGGGGTAAGATCGTGGATCGCGCGCACCACTTTGTGCTGCCGTTGATCTGTTACATGATCGGTGGTTTCACAGAGCTTTCCACTTTGATGCGAAATTCCATGCTGGATGTTGTGAAGTCCGACTTTGTTCGTACAGCGCGCGCCAAGGGTCTTTCTGACAATGTGGTTATCTTCAAGCACGCTCTTCGCAATGCTTTGATCCCGATCGCAACCGGTTTGGGTGGCTTCTTCGGGGCTTTCCTGGCGGGTTCTTTGATCATCGAACAGATGTTCAATTTGGACGGTATCGGTTTGCTGGGCTATCAGTCCATCATGGCACGTGATTATAACGTGATCATGGGTCTGACATTTATTTCGTCTTTGCTTTTGATGTTCGGACGTATTTTCTCTGACATCATTTATGTTCTTATTGATCCAAGGATTGACTTCAAATGA
- a CDS encoding ABC transporter permease subunit, producing MIEKYLIRNELTLKRYKRFKRDRVAVVSVWILLAMFFVSFTAELWANNHPHVMSYNGKLFFPLFKDYHPTAFGRDDIYVMDYRELEMKEGDWAVWPVIQWDPYESNKLVDTYPSPPTKVNWLGTDESGRDVMTRLLYGFRYTMLFAIGSWLATYAIGITIGAVMGYMGGKTDLIGQRLVEIVESTPILIVLLTIISIFTPSLPLLIGFFAIFSWTGISAYMRAQFLSLRKREYVEAAKAIGANHSRIIGKHILPNGLTPIVTFAPFFIAGGVNTLSFLDYLGLGLRPPTPSWGELLAQAQKWFTIAEWIVWGPMVALVLTLTLLINIGLAVRDAFDSKM from the coding sequence ATGATCGAAAAATATCTTATTCGCAATGAATTGACGCTGAAGAGATATAAGCGATTTAAGCGCGACCGTGTCGCTGTTGTCTCTGTTTGGATTCTTTTGGCTATGTTCTTCGTGAGCTTCACGGCGGAACTTTGGGCCAACAATCACCCCCACGTGATGAGCTACAACGGGAAGCTGTTCTTCCCATTGTTCAAGGACTATCACCCAACTGCTTTCGGCCGTGATGACATCTATGTGATGGACTATCGCGAGCTTGAAATGAAAGAGGGTGATTGGGCTGTATGGCCGGTCATTCAGTGGGACCCGTATGAAAGCAACAAGCTTGTGGATACATATCCATCCCCTCCAACCAAGGTAAACTGGTTGGGTACGGATGAGAGCGGTCGTGACGTGATGACTCGTCTGTTGTACGGCTTCCGTTACACGATGTTGTTCGCGATCGGATCCTGGTTGGCGACTTATGCTATCGGTATCACGATCGGTGCGGTCATGGGTTACATGGGCGGCAAGACCGATTTGATTGGTCAGCGTCTGGTTGAGATCGTGGAAAGTACTCCGATTCTGATTGTTCTTTTGACCATCATCTCGATCTTTACTCCAAGCTTGCCGTTGTTGATCGGGTTCTTTGCGATCTTCAGCTGGACCGGGATTTCTGCTTACATGCGTGCCCAGTTCCTGTCTTTGAGAAAGCGTGAGTACGTTGAGGCTGCGAAAGCGATTGGTGCAAATCATTCCCGCATCATCGGTAAACACATCCTGCCGAATGGTCTGACTCCGATTGTGACGTTTGCGCCGTTCTTTATCGCTGGTGGCGTGAATACGTTGTCCTTCCTGGATTACCTGGGCTTGGGTCTTCGTCCGCCGACTCCTTCTTGGGGGGAGTTGCTGGCTCAGGCTCAAAAATGGTTCACGATTGCAGAGTGGATTGTTTGGGGACCGATGGTGGCTCTGGTTCTGACTCTGACCTTGTTGATCAACATCGGTCTTGCAGTCCGCGACGCTTTCGACTCCAAAATGTAA
- the speA gene encoding biosynthetic arginine decarboxylase, which produces MSNWSPEKSAELYGINNWGNGYFRINSAGNVAVTPMGATGPTVDLHELTQDLLDRGIRVPIMIRFPEIIKSRVELLNGCFQKAFADHGYKGQYRGVYPIKVNQQRHLVQELVKYGKDYSMGLEAGSKPELLVVLALMNTPDALIICNGFKDWEYIETAILSQKLGRNTIIVVDRKEELKMIVDVAKKFNARPKIGFRAKLNTQGAGKWVDSSGARSKFGLTSTEIVEGVEFLKNEGMLDCLELLHYHIGSQVPQIQSIKSSLKEGARFYTELYKMGAGLKYIDVGGGLGVDYDGSGHSDSSVNYSEQEYANDIVSVLQTLCDEKGIPHPNIVTESGRFLVAHHSVLVFNVMGVNDLHRHEPPRPATKADHSIMQDMQYIYEKVNKDNINECFNDLEQAKQETLQLFTYGVLSLEQRAWCESMYFAIATKMIKLARATPDCEDIVAALGKELCDTYFSNFSVFQSVPDSWAVGQLFPVIPIHRLGEEPKREATLADLTCDSDGVIEKFIDTASGEPKETIRLHQFTDGQQYYMGVFLTGAYQEILGDLHNLFGDTDAVHISLNGVGYTIDHYVPGDTVTEVLSYVQYGRSEMVDSVRQATEESIQRGSITKQEAKLLIKHYEEGLSGYTYLEEAE; this is translated from the coding sequence ATGTCTAATTGGAGTCCTGAAAAAAGCGCTGAGCTTTATGGGATCAACAACTGGGGCAACGGTTATTTCAGAATTAACAGCGCAGGCAATGTTGCTGTCACTCCGATGGGTGCCACAGGTCCGACAGTGGATCTGCATGAGCTGACCCAAGATCTTTTGGACCGCGGTATCCGCGTTCCCATCATGATTCGTTTTCCGGAAATTATTAAATCCCGCGTGGAGCTTTTGAACGGCTGCTTCCAAAAAGCATTTGCTGATCATGGTTACAAAGGCCAGTACCGTGGCGTTTACCCGATCAAGGTGAATCAACAGCGTCACCTGGTTCAGGAGCTGGTGAAATACGGCAAAGACTACTCCATGGGTCTTGAAGCAGGCTCCAAGCCTGAGCTTCTGGTTGTTCTGGCTTTGATGAACACTCCGGACGCGCTGATCATCTGCAACGGCTTCAAAGACTGGGAATACATCGAAACTGCGATCCTGTCTCAGAAACTGGGCCGCAACACCATCATCGTGGTGGATCGTAAAGAAGAATTGAAAATGATCGTGGACGTGGCGAAAAAGTTCAACGCCCGTCCAAAAATCGGTTTCCGGGCGAAGCTGAACACTCAGGGTGCCGGCAAATGGGTTGACTCCTCTGGTGCCCGCTCCAAGTTCGGTCTGACTTCGACTGAAATCGTGGAAGGCGTTGAGTTCCTGAAAAACGAAGGCATGCTGGATTGCCTGGAACTGCTGCACTACCACATTGGCTCTCAGGTTCCTCAGATCCAGTCCATCAAGTCCTCTTTGAAAGAGGGCGCACGCTTCTACACTGAGCTGTACAAAATGGGCGCAGGCCTGAAGTACATCGACGTGGGCGGCGGTCTGGGTGTGGACTATGACGGTTCCGGCCACTCTGACAGCTCTGTGAACTATTCTGAGCAGGAATACGCCAACGACATCGTGTCTGTGCTTCAGACATTGTGTGATGAAAAAGGCATTCCACATCCAAACATCGTGACTGAGTCCGGCCGCTTCCTGGTGGCTCACCACTCGGTTTTGGTGTTCAACGTGATGGGCGTGAACGATCTTCACCGCCATGAACCGCCTCGTCCAGCGACGAAAGCGGATCATTCCATCATGCAGGACATGCAGTACATCTATGAAAAGGTGAATAAAGACAATATCAACGAGTGCTTCAATGACCTTGAACAGGCCAAACAAGAAACTCTGCAATTGTTCACTTACGGCGTCCTAAGCCTTGAACAGCGTGCATGGTGTGAATCCATGTACTTTGCGATCGCAACCAAGATGATCAAACTGGCGCGCGCGACTCCGGATTGCGAAGACATCGTGGCGGCTCTGGGTAAAGAGCTGTGTGACACTTACTTCTCCAACTTCTCTGTGTTCCAGTCTGTACCGGATTCATGGGCGGTAGGTCAGTTGTTCCCGGTGATCCCTATTCACCGTCTGGGCGAAGAGCCTAAACGTGAAGCGACTTTGGCGGATCTGACGTGTGACTCTGACGGTGTGATTGAAAAGTTCATCGACACAGCTTCCGGCGAACCGAAAGAAACCATCCGCCTGCATCAGTTCACTGATGGCCAGCAGTACTACATGGGTGTGTTCCTGACCGGCGCCTACCAGGAGATCCTGGGCGATTTGCACAACTTGTTCGGGGATACTGATGCAGTTCACATCTCTTTGAACGGCGTGGGCTACACTATTGACCACTACGTTCCAGGCGACACGGTGACTGAGGTTCTGTCTTACGTTCAGTACGGCCGCTCTGAAATGGTCGACAGCGTTCGTCAGGCGACGGAAGAATCCATCCAGCGAGGCTCGATCACCAAACAAGAAGCCAAACTTCTGATCAAGCACTACGAAGAAGGTCTTTCCGGTTACACATACCTGGAAGAAGCCGAGTAA
- the leuS gene encoding leucine--tRNA ligase yields MSLNFTEYEAKWQKRWMDAKAFQAETTSSKPKYYALDMFPYPSASGLHVGHMASYTPGDIISRYKRVNGFNVLHPMGYDAFGLPAEQYAIQTGVHPAITTKKAIDSFRKTLQTFGFSFDWSREISTCEPDYYKWTQFIFLKLYERGLAYQKEVPVNWCPALKTVLANDEVVDGKSERGGHPVIRVPMKQWMLKITDYAERLLNDLDKLDWPERTKEGQRNWIGKSEGARITFQVHGEKDTFEVFTTRPDTLFGVTFMVMAPEHPLVKKITSQPQYTAVENYIADTAKKSEVDRKASTEKTGVFTGAHATHPITGDKIEIWISDYVLMDYGTGAIMAVPGHDARDFEFATKFNIPIKSVLESDLLPFEGDSIMINSEFLDGLNKTEAISKMLKHLEENKLGVREVQYKLRDWLFSRQRYWGEPFPIVHFADGSKGVPVNELPVILPEVADYEPADTGEAPLARNADWVKYMDGDKEGRRETDTMPGAAGSSWYFLRYIDPKNTEAPFSPEAEKYWMPVDLYVGGPEHTVGHLLYARFWTKVLFDCGLVTHDEPFQKLAHQGMILGPDGEKMSKSRGNVISPEDIARSHGADALRTFISFMGPVDKDKPWAPTGIDGVRRFLDRITRLVVNDDGQLVATSEALTPEIEKLVHKTIKKVTEDIESMSFNTAISAMMILVNELYRAECRSVLAVKPLVQILAPFAPHLAEELWEKMNGEGLCALAPWPKYDNTLCADDTVTIGVQVNGKMRGTIEIGVAASEQEALAAAKAVQQVAAVLGDKNPDKVIYKAGKILNLIVK; encoded by the coding sequence ATGAGTTTGAACTTCACCGAGTACGAAGCAAAGTGGCAGAAAAGATGGATGGACGCGAAAGCGTTTCAGGCTGAGACAACCAGCTCCAAGCCGAAATATTATGCCCTGGATATGTTCCCTTACCCTTCGGCTTCCGGGTTGCATGTGGGTCACATGGCCTCTTACACTCCGGGCGATATTATTTCCCGCTACAAACGTGTGAACGGGTTCAACGTTCTTCATCCGATGGGTTATGACGCTTTCGGTTTGCCTGCTGAACAGTATGCGATCCAGACAGGTGTTCACCCTGCAATCACCACCAAGAAAGCTATCGACAGCTTCCGCAAAACATTGCAGACGTTTGGCTTCAGCTTTGACTGGAGCCGCGAGATCTCCACTTGTGAGCCTGATTATTACAAGTGGACCCAGTTCATCTTCCTGAAGCTTTATGAGCGTGGTCTGGCTTACCAGAAAGAAGTTCCAGTGAACTGGTGCCCGGCTTTGAAAACTGTTTTGGCCAACGACGAAGTTGTCGACGGCAAGTCCGAGCGTGGTGGTCACCCGGTGATCCGCGTTCCGATGAAACAGTGGATGCTGAAAATCACGGACTATGCTGAACGCCTTCTGAATGATCTGGATAAACTGGACTGGCCGGAAAGAACCAAAGAAGGTCAGCGCAACTGGATCGGAAAATCCGAAGGTGCGCGCATCACCTTCCAGGTTCACGGCGAAAAAGACACCTTCGAAGTCTTCACCACCCGTCCGGACACCTTGTTCGGTGTGACTTTCATGGTGATGGCTCCGGAACATCCGCTGGTTAAAAAAATCACGTCCCAGCCGCAATACACGGCGGTGGAAAATTATATCGCTGACACGGCGAAAAAATCCGAAGTGGACCGCAAGGCTTCCACGGAAAAAACCGGCGTGTTCACCGGGGCGCATGCGACCCATCCGATCACGGGCGACAAAATCGAAATCTGGATTTCTGATTATGTGCTGATGGATTACGGCACAGGGGCCATCATGGCTGTTCCAGGTCACGATGCCCGCGACTTTGAGTTCGCAACCAAATTCAACATCCCAATCAAGTCCGTTCTTGAAAGTGATCTGCTGCCATTTGAAGGCGACAGCATCATGATCAACTCTGAATTCCTGGACGGCCTGAATAAAACTGAAGCCATCTCCAAAATGCTGAAGCACCTGGAAGAAAACAAACTGGGTGTTCGCGAAGTTCAGTACAAGCTGCGTGACTGGTTGTTCAGCCGTCAGCGCTACTGGGGCGAGCCGTTCCCGATTGTTCACTTTGCTGACGGATCCAAAGGGGTTCCAGTCAATGAACTTCCGGTGATTCTGCCGGAAGTCGCTGACTACGAACCAGCTGACACTGGCGAAGCACCTTTGGCCCGCAACGCGGACTGGGTGAAGTACATGGATGGCGATAAAGAAGGCCGTCGTGAGACCGACACCATGCCGGGTGCGGCGGGTTCTTCCTGGTACTTCCTGCGTTACATTGATCCGAAAAACACCGAAGCTCCGTTCAGCCCCGAGGCTGAAAAGTACTGGATGCCAGTCGACCTTTACGTCGGCGGTCCTGAGCACACGGTCGGTCATTTGCTGTATGCCCGCTTCTGGACAAAGGTTCTTTTTGACTGCGGTCTTGTGACCCACGATGAACCGTTCCAGAAATTGGCGCATCAGGGGATGATCCTGGGCCCGGATGGCGAGAAAATGTCGAAATCCCGTGGAAACGTGATTTCTCCGGAAGACATTGCCCGTTCCCACGGTGCCGATGCTTTGAGAACCTTTATCAGCTTCATGGGTCCGGTGGACAAGGATAAACCTTGGGCTCCGACTGGTATCGACGGTGTAAGACGCTTCCTGGATCGTATCACCCGCCTTGTGGTGAATGACGACGGTCAACTGGTGGCAACTTCCGAGGCTTTGACTCCGGAGATTGAGAAATTAGTTCACAAAACGATTAAAAAAGTCACAGAAGACATCGAGTCCATGAGCTTTAACACTGCGATCAGCGCCATGATGATCCTGGTGAACGAGCTTTACCGTGCAGAATGCCGCTCTGTTTTGGCCGTTAAACCGCTGGTACAGATTCTGGCTCCGTTTGCCCCGCATTTGGCTGAAGAATTGTGGGAAAAAATGAACGGAGAGGGACTTTGCGCTTTGGCTCCATGGCCAAAATATGATAACACCCTGTGCGCTGATGACACTGTGACAATTGGCGTGCAAGTGAATGGAAAAATGCGCGGCACGATCGAAATTGGCGTGGCAGCCTCCGAACAGGAAGCTCTTGCCGCGGCGAAAGCCGTTCAACAGGTGGCAGCTGTGCTTGGCGATAAGAATCCCGACAAGGTGATTTACAAAGCCGGCAAAATTTTGAACTTGATCGTTAAATAA